One genomic window of Corticium candelabrum chromosome 9, ooCorCand1.1, whole genome shotgun sequence includes the following:
- the LOC134184429 gene encoding multiple coagulation factor deficiency protein 2 homolog produces MLCHCASYCIVLLLLIVPGRTDDVASHSESHQYNQPHRDPLREGGRSHDKDHIQEHLRDLANVSIEDMSEEELQFHYFKLHDYDNNNYLDGLELVAALTHFDDVKPHDAEGEDHNKEHDEGDDVTDIVSDEDAMTMVDQVLEQEDANRDGLISYAEFRRAQGEHINSVKEEESRDSNRV; encoded by the exons ATGTTGTGTCATTGTGCATCGTATTGCATTGTTTTGCTGCTCTTAATCGTGCCGGGAAGAACCGACGACGTCGCGTCACATTCGGAAAGCCATCAGTACAACCAACCACACAGGGACCCCTTGAGGGAAGGCGGCCGGTCACATGACAAGGA CCACATTCAGGAGCATTTGAGAGACCTCGCTAACGTGAGCATTGAAGACATGTCGGAGGAAGAATTACAGTTTCATTACTTCAAGCTCCATGACtatgacaacaacaactatcTAGACGGTCTGGAGTTAGTAGCAGCACTCACCCACTTTGACGACGTTAAGCCG CACGACGCAGAAGGTGAAGACCACAACAAAGAGCATGATGAGGGAGACGACGTCACAGATATCGTGTCTGATGAAGATGCTATGACTATGGTGGATCAGGTTCTGGAACAGGAAGATGCAAACAGAGATGGACTGATTAGCTACGCTGAGTTTCGGAGAGCTCAGGGCGAGCACATCAATTCTGTGAAGGAAGAAGAGTCTAGAGACAGTAACAGAGTCTAG